AATGGGTAAATGGACTGAAAAAGATTTATCGCTGTTAGTTTATAGAAAGCGTGGACGAGGaaacatatacattttcttttaacattcctttttcttcgtatttGTTGGGCGTTATCTCACTTACTTATATACagttattctgttgttgtttttttgttctctttcaaaATCTCGTAGGAGCGTtttaaaggatgaaagagagagaaaaagagagagagaggtggggggggggggggcagagagagagagagagagggagacagagagagagaaaaaaagacagagacagagacatagagagagaaggagggaaggtgagagagagagagagagagacagagaccgacagctAGACAGTCTATCATccaaaacaggaagagaaagagagagagagggggggggggagagaaggagggagggagggagagagagagagagagagagagggagagagagagagagagagaaggagagagagagagagagagaaggagggagggagagagagagagagagcaccaaaaacatgagagagagatcgTTCCGCATATCATATTGAAACGCTTTGTATCCCTCACAGGTACTATTGACAATTGATATTTGTTTTGTGCCATATTCGATATTGATATTCCCCCATCCATAGCCCcctatccacccccaccccccttatctGCCCCCTGGCtttctatccctctgtctgtttctgtttctctctctctctctctctctctctctctctctctctctctctctctctctctctctctctctctctctctctctctctctctctctctctgactataaacagtatgtatatatgtatgtgtgtgtgtgtgtgtgtgtgtgtgtgtgtaaatagatacgtttgcatatgtatacatgtatatatatacatatacatgtatacataaacacatatatgtataaatgtgtatatatatatatatatatatatatatatatatatatatatatgcatctacacacacacacacacacacacacacacacacatatataaatatatatatatatatatatatatatatatatatatatatgtatttgtatatgtataatgtaaatgcacacacacacacacacacacacacacacacacacacacacacacatacacacacacacacacacacatatatgtatatatacatatatatatatatatatgcatatatataatgtaattctcgccctctctacttctctacctcccctctctctctctccacctctctccttcgcctctttcaTCTCgtccgatccccccccccccaccccctctccttctccctcacgaGCCAAGCAAAAACACCAAGGGCGCCGGGGAAGGGGCGCCTTTGAAAATTTAGCTGCTCTTTGCACAAACACCATCGCATCGATCGGAGGTAATATggaaaaataggggagagggagagagggagggaaggagtgagggagggagggagggaggtagggagggagggaggtagggagggagggagatgggagggagggagggagggagggagggatggggaggagaaggagaggaagggagggagaaagagagaggggagagagagggagggatggggaggagagggaagtagggagagggagggagggagagggagggagggagaggaagggagggagaaagagagaggggagagagaggaaggtatgggaaggagagggaaggagggagagagggagggaggcagggagggagagggagaaggagagggagaggaagagagggataaagagagaggggagagagagggagggatggggaggagagggaaggagggaaagggagggagggagggagggagagggagagggagaaggagagggagaggaagggagggataaagagagaggggagagagaggtagggagggggagcagagagaaggaaggagagggagggagggagggagggagggagagggagagggagaaggagaggaagggagggataaagagagaggggagagagagggagggatggggagcagagagaaggaaggagagggagggagggagggagggagaaatgtagaaatatatacatatatatacatatatatatatatatatatatatatgtgtgtgtgtgtgtgtgtgtgtgtgtatttgtgtgtgtgtgtgtgtgtgtgtgtgtgtgtgtatatgtgtgtgtgtgtgtgtgtgtgtatgtgtgtgtgtgtgtatgtgtgtgtgtgtgtatgtgtgtgtgtgcgtgtgtgtgtgcgtgtgtgtgtgtggtgtacaccCATTATATTAATTCCGCCATCCGTCTGTGACGAGTGGTGATCAATCCTCGCAGAGTCATGGTACATCCACATTCGCTCAATTGCAATCGCGTTGTCTTGTTACTTCGCAGGCGGCGCTGGTGCATCCTCTCAAGGGGACAGACCCAGGCGAGGGTGATACGGCAGACGAACTGTTGCCCGCGCAGctgtgtccttttctctctctttctccgggtCGTTTGCTTTGAAACAAGATAAACGTGTGACAAACATGCTTGATCTCTTGCGTGTTGCCGTGGGTCCCTCCCTTCCCAATGTGACCGCTCTCTCATTAGACagttctcatctcttctctctctctctctctctctctctctctctctctctctctctctctttctctctctctctctctttctctcgctcttgcgTTTCACCCTTTCTTTACTTTCAACTCATCCTCCCtcttatttatctccctctttctttctccctctcctttctctctctctctttctttctccctctcatctttctctctctgtctctctctgcctctctctgtctctctctctctctcactctttctctctctctctctctctctctctctctatatatatatatatatatatatatatatatatatatatgtgtgtgtgtgtgtgtgtgtgtgtgtgtgtgtttgtgtgtgtgtgtgtgtgtgtgtgtgtgtgtgtgtgtgtgtgtgtgtgtgtgtgtgtgtgtgtgtgtgtgtgtgtgtgtgtgtgtctcgttttaccctttctctctttctccatatggACTACAATCTTTCAGAAGTTATTGACAGCAGAAACGGTATTTTTATAGCTGTTGGTAAGCGATTATGTAACTCGATAAAACGTACCTTCGGCTGCAAGAAATCTCAAAATAAgcatcgattaaaaaaaaaaaaagattcttcaTACACTTTCGTCACTGTGCCCTTTAGGCTTAGATCTGTTGTGTAATTTACAGTGTAAATTATTCATTAGTATGCAAATTAACTCGTTCTAACTCTCTTTGGACAGGAAATGGTGTTTAAAGAACATCTGCAGCCATTGTGTGAATTCGAGATTACTTGAATAGTCTTTACGTGCGTCTTCCTGGCCGGTTTTGCATGTTAATGATTACACGAGGCTAGTATTGtacccaacagaaaaaaaatgaaaaaaaaagattatataaatgatatataaataattgccttttgtatttatttttgtctatgtaagagatatattaataattgccttttgtgtttatttttgtttgtttcaggaTTGTCTTGTCGAAAGTCAATCAGGAAAATGACACATTAAGTTCAAAAATTATCATTCTTGGCAAAGCTTCGTGTCCATTGCTACCACTGCCCTCTAGCGGCGACGAGACAAACTATCGTGTTTCCTCACCCTTTTATTTGAAACGAACAATAAGCATTAAAGGCAAATCCTCAAATACATCCAAGAACATCCATCTCATCTTCTCGGCCAGATGATCTTCCATCTCTCTCGATCTTCCTAGCGAACATGAATAATTAATTAGGACGCTTATCTTGCAAATAGGGTTAACAAAGCCGGGTAAACTAACCTAAGTCTGTCACATCGATATGAGTCAAGTTATTGCGCGTCGGGGCGTCCGAACGGCGTGAATTTCCGCTTTGATATTTCTTTGATCAGCTGTTCTGTTGGATGGAACTGATGAATCCTTTTATTGAAATaggaatgttttattattattattattattgatttggttattatttttattttttatctatttgtcgcGTTTTGGTATTATGATGTTTAGGagaaatgatgctaatgataacatgataacctcttcatcctgcctctctctctctctctctctctctctctctctctctctctctctctctctctctctctctctctctctctctctctctctctctctctctctctctccctctctctttctctctccttaacctcttcttcctcttcctcctttctctacctccttacttccctcctctccctctctctgacgaTATTGGAAATGGCAATCATAATTCTGACCATCATTGTCTTCGCCgcttttatcattacctttatcatcgttatcctcctcactatcatcatcatgataacctccctcctcccttccccccccccctcgccccaccctAGTATCCGAATACATTTTCCccaaatttatagatagatggatagatagataaatagatagatagatagatatagatagatagataaatagatatagatagatagatatagatagatagataggtatatatagatagatagagagatatagatagatagataggtagatatagatagatagatatagatatagatatatagctatatatagatagatattttcttattcttttactatcttatctatctatttatttattttattttaaattcctGAATCTAAACCGAGCCACCTGTTACGGTCGATGGATTCATCTTCAGAAGAAGTTTGTCAAGAATAAAAAACTTGAAGCTGATTTGTGGCTCCGTTAAGGTTTTCCAGCGAAGAGCGTGGaggtttataaatagataaatagatgagatggaaaagataaggagatagatggataagacgggtaaaaaagatagatagagagatagataagatagatagagaaataaataagagagatagagaaatagatcagatagatagagaaatagattagatagatagataaatagataagatagagaaatagataagatatatagagaaatagatcagatagatagataaatagatcaaatagatagataaatagatcagatagatagagaaatagatcagatagatagagaaatagatcagatagagagatatatcagtagaaaagataaacagatagatagataacaaagagagaaaagataaatagataaatacataagatagacagataaatagataagacagacaaatggaaaagattaacagagaaaagagataagataaaaagataaaagaaaaaaaggaaatagatgaatagaaagatagatatataaaatagacagataaagaaagaagtagacagagagaagagagagacgtgaaATTGcgaatagacatataaacagatagacagataatcaaacaaacgaatagatacgcagatagatacatagaataatgaatatacagaagaacaaatagataaataaatgaataaacggtaagaaaatatgaaatttgAAATCAATAGTTCATCGGCTTTgtgaataatgaagaaaaagtgagagagaaagagggagaaggaaggaaaagaaagggtaaaaagagagatagagataaatagagatagacagatagatagatagatagatagatagagagagagaaagagagagagagagagagaaagagagagagagagagaagagagggagaaagagagagagagagagagagggagagaaagaaagatagatagatagatagatagatagagagagagagagagagagagagagagagagagagagagaaagagagagagaagagaatgagaaagagagagagaaagaagagaagaagaaagaaagagagagagcgaaatcaaagggagaaagagagagagagagagagagagagaaagaaacaaaacaataaaaatgtaaatatctaaTTTGCAACATTGCTTATGCATAAACTTTGCAACAGCTCATCACTTTATCCGAAACGATATTAAAAATTAATATTGGATTTACAAATTTTCTCttatcataatatattcataGGCCTATTAGTTacccttatataaaaaaaaaaaaacttatctggAATGAGTTAGTTAAAGTGATCTTAAataaattactatcattgttgttgcttttagtttcattattactgttattattactttgattattagtgatattggtgttgttgtcattgttataattttgatatcattactattattatcattgttgctatgatcatgattattactattgatattattatcattatcattgttatttctatcaatattattgttattattattattgtattattatcatttattatatcattattagtttattattattatatattatttattaattataatatctacatcattcattatcatctttattattattatcagtatattattattagcatcatttttattattattatatatattattattaactgtagtatctatcattatattacttgtgttcattcttattattattattcttatttttattatatttttcattatcatcattatattttattgttatgttatattGTGATCATGTTTATTTAAATGGCGGTTTTAAGATCAAACATGACTGGGTGAGTGAAATAAGAAGTCAatattaagtaaaaaataaaatcaaggataaaaaaataaaaaaaagtaaaacatttcAAAGGTTGATTTTATTTAGATGGTCATTGCTCTTCTTTAAAATCTTTTGGGCCGTGTGgtcagtactatttttttttaattcttgtagTGATGGATCTCCAGGTTTTTTCTCCATTGATTCGTTCCTTTCCGATCAGGGCCCAATGCCCCAAATTACAAAGGGAGAGTTTTTTGTTTaggtgtttactttttttttcaatttcgattCTAAATCCTTTTCaggattatttattatttttattcttatcatttgttatttcatttttggattagttattattatattatattattagttatttgtttattatatttatttgcatttctatACGTGAATTTGGATCTTGGTGGCTGTTTACCTctttaggatatttttttttttttttaaaaatattattttttaatattagtggGGGGTGTTATAGAAGGGTTGGGGTTCCCCCTCTAACGGGGTTCCGGGCTTCGGGGTTTTTGCGGTGGGAGTGCGGTCGGGTTGGTCCGGTTTTGGTTTGGGTTTTGGGACATTCTTCTGGGGATATTCTTTCTGCAGCGGCTCCTCCCAGCCCCAGCCCCCCTCACCCACTTACCAGTATCTTCCTTGTTACAATTCAGATCCCAGCGTCCCCTTCGgcctgcctcttccttttcccccggGGCAGTCATTTTTCCAAAACCCTCTCCCAAAAAAATAGCTCTCATCTCTCCGATTCGATAGGACATGGCCAAAAACCACCTCagtgtttttccttgtttttttctgggCCCGCTTCTTTTTCCATTGGCCTGTCTTTTCCCTGGGGTTTTCATTTCccgattttgtttttccttgcaAAACCACCTCATATGCTTTTCTTCATTCTGCAAAATTCCAGCTTCTTCTCTGTCCTTTGGTCACGCGCTGTGCCCATTTCCCAAACCATATTTTTCAAGCTGGCTTACCACGGGTACTATGTCATTTCCCCTTTTACTTTACGGGGATCTTCTGATAAGACACAACCCCCTGTTATTTTTCTCCAACTATTCATCCTGTTTTAATTCCGATCTTGATTTCATCACACTCCACTTCCACCATCTTCCTGCACTGTTGCCCGAGATACTTGAAATCTTTTACCCTATTTACCACTTCCCCTTGGATCTTAATGgaaccttctttttctcccccaccaGTACACAGGTATTCTGTTTTCTTCCGGTTTACTTTCAGGCCCCTTCTTTCGAGTGCATGTCTCCACGATTCTAATCTTCGTTCCGCCTCCTCCCTTGTCTTGGTGCATATAACAGCTGCAAAAAGCATGTCCCACGGAGCCTGTCTCCTAATGTCTTTTGTTAAGCATTCCAGTATGaccaggaaaaggaaagggcTAAGCGCTGATCCCTGGTGTACCCCGACTGTAACTTCGAACTCCTCAGTCTCTCCACAAGGTGTTCTCAGTTTGGTCCGGCACCCTTTATACATGTCCTGAACTGCTTTTACATACCTCTCCGTGATCTCATACATGCCCACAGTTCTTCCCTTGGAACTCTGTCATATGTTTTCTCAAGGTCGATGAACACACAGTGTAGATTTTCTTGTCCGTCCCGATGTTTTTCAATCAGCTGTCGCAAGGCAAAAATCGCATCTGTAGTGCTCCTTTTCGGCATGAACCCAAACTGCTGTTCATCTACCTTCACCATTTCTCGAAGCCGTGCATCAATCACACGCTCCCAGATCTTTCGTGTGTGGGATATTAGCTTTATTCCACTGTAATTCCCACAGTCCTGTACATCCCCTTTGTTCTTATAGATAGGCCCTATGACACTCTCTCTCCAATCGTCAGGCATTCTTCCACTCTCCACCACTGTTTTGAGAATCTTTGTCAACCCCTCTATGCCTTCTTCTCCAAAAGACTTCCAGGTTTCCATAGGTATCCCATCAGGACCTACAGCATTCCCTGTCTTCATCCTTTTATCGctctttttactttctccttgCTGACTTCCGAGACTTTCCCGGGATGAGCTGCTGGTGTTGTGCATCTTTCCTCCCGTGGATTTTCCTCAATTAGAAGCTTCTGAAAATATTCCTTCCACCTAGCCGTGTATCTTACTATCCTCAGTGATAGCACTTCCATTTCCATCTTTGATAAGTTTCACCTGTCTGACGTCAGATGAATTTCTGTCCCGAGTCTTGGCCATTCTTATTGCCACGTACTGCCCCTCTGTACTGTCCAACTTCTTATAAAGATCTTTATATGTCTCACTTTTTGCTTTCGCCACTTCCGTTTTCGCCCTGCTACATGCTGCCTTCTATTGCTGTGCTGCCTCATCGAACTGCAATTGATTCCTCGTCCTTTTACGGTTTCTCTTTTCTGCTATTGCCTGTTGCACTTGCTCATTCCACCACCACGTGTTTTTACCCTTTGGTGCCTTTCCTGATATTTCTCCGAGCACTACTTTAGCCATGTTCATTTAGTCATGTTCTCACTCAGAATCTCCCAGATAGTTTCCT
This sequence is a window from Penaeus chinensis breed Huanghai No. 1 chromosome 10, ASM1920278v2, whole genome shotgun sequence. Protein-coding genes within it:
- the LOC125029925 gene encoding uncharacterized protein LOC125029925 is translated as MHNTSSSSRESLGSQQGESKKSDKRMKTGNAVGPDGIPMETWKSFGEEGIEGLTKILKTVVESGRMPDDWRESVIGPIYKNKGDVQDCGNYSGIKLISHTRKIWERVIDARLREMVKSSKGRTVGMYEITERYVKAVQDMYKGCRTKLRTPCGETEEFEVTVGVHQGSALSPFLFLVILECLTKDIRRQAPWDMLFAAVICTKTREEAERRLESWRHALERRGLKVNRKKTEYLCTGGGEKEGSIKIQGEVVNRVKDFKYLGQQCRKMVEVECDEIKIGIKTG